One genomic region from Athalia rosae chromosome 3, iyAthRosa1.1, whole genome shotgun sequence encodes:
- the LOC105683471 gene encoding pre-mRNA-splicing factor ATP-dependent RNA helicase PRP16 isoform X2: MGKKESYGKKNKKRLDREWYALDDGENRPFADVSEEYAQKKEMEMEAKRERRVSAQQRQINKDNELWERNRMLTSGVVSSLEHDDDPDDEGEARVHLLVHNVVPPFLDGRIVFTKQPEPVVPVRDPSSDMAVVARKGSALVRAYREQKERRRAQRKHWELAGTAIGNIMGVPGADGKAGADGDREGQDTDFKAGQKYARHINTGESSGEFRHKTIQNQRRSLPVFAVRQELLNVIRENSVVVIVGETGSGKTTQLTQYLHEDGYSCYGIIGCTQPRRVAAMSVAKRVSDEMATPLGEKVGYAIRFEDCTSKETVIKYMTDGILLRESLREGDLDRYSVIIMDEAHERSLSTDVLFGLLREVVARRHDLKLIVTSATMDSTKFSAFFGNAATFAIPGRTFPVEIIHAKNSVEDYVDAAVKQVLQIHLQPRSGDVLVFMPGQEDIEVTCEALKERLGEIDSAPPLSILPIYSQLPSDLQAKIFQRAEGGFRKCVVATNIAETSLTVDGIVFVVDSGYCKLKVYNPRIGMDALQVYPVSRANADQRAGRAGRTGPGHCYRLYTRRQYMDELLFTGVPEIQRTNLANTVLLLKSLGVQDLLAFHFMDPPPQDNILNSLYQLWILGALDHTGRLTPLGRQMAEFPLDPPQCQMLIVASQLGCTADILIIVSMLSVPSIFYRPKGREEDSDSAREKFQVPESDHLTFLNVYNQWKSNGYSTSWCNDHFIHGKAMRKVREVRQQLEEILKQQKIEVVSCGTDWDVVRKCICSAYFHQAARLKGIGEYVNCRTGMPCHLHPTSALFGMGFTPDYVVYHELVMTAKEYMQCVTAVDGHWLAELGPMFFSVKETGRSGRAKRRQALQHLHEMEGQMKVAEEEMRLRAQEQLEKEQASVRKKEILTPGSREPGTPASYRKTPGRFGL, from the exons ATGGGGAAGAAAGAGAGTTATgggaagaagaacaaaaaa AGACTAGATCGAGAGTGGTATGCTTTGGACGATGGAGAAAATCGTCCGTTTGCTGACGTATCTGAGGAGTATGCACAGAAAaaggagatggagatggaggcTAAACGTGAGAGACGAGTATCAGCTCAACAGCGACAAATAAACAAGGATAACGAGCTGTGGGAGCGAAACAGGATGTTGACTTCAGGTGTAGTTAGCTCTCTGGAACATGATGATGATCCTGATGATGAGGGCGAAGCTAGAGTTCATCTTTTGGTCCACAACGTTGTCCCACCTTTTCTAGATG GTCGCATCGTATTCACGAAGCAGCCCGAGCCAGTAGTACCAGTTCGAGATCCGAGTTCAGACATGGCTGTGGTTGCTCGAAAAGGGTCAGCATTAGTTCGAGCTTATCGAGAACAAAAAGAGCGACGGAGAGCACAACGTAAGCATTGGGAATTGGCTGGCACAGCTATTGGAAATATAATGGGCGTCCCTGGAGCTGATGGAAAGGCAGGCGCCGACGGAGATCGAGAAGGTCAGGATACTGACTTCAAGGCTGGGCAGAAGTATGCTCGTCACATCAACACGGGTGAAAGCTCGGGCGAGTTCAGGCACAAAACAATCCAAAATCAACGACGAAGTCTTCCAGTTTTTGCCGTCAGACAAGAACTACTGAATGTTATCAGGGAAAATAGCGTTGTTGTAATTGTGGGAGAAACTGGTAGTGGCAAAACAACTCAGCTGACACAGTACCTGCATGAGGATGGGTACAGTTGTTACGGAATAATAGGTTGTACTCAACCTCGTAGAGTAGCGGCAATGTCAGTTGCCAAAAGGGTATCTGATGAAATGGCTACGCCGCTAGGAGAGAAAGTGGGATACGCAATTCGTTTTGAAGATTGTACTTCAAAAGAG ACAGTCATCAAATATATGACTGATGGAATTCTTTTACGAGAGAGCTTACGTGAAGGAGATTTGGATAGATACAGTGTCATTATTATGGATGAGGCTCATGAACGGTCTTTATCGACCGACGTACTATTTGGGCTGCTTAGAGAG GTAGTTGCACGTCGTCACGATCTGAAGCTGATAGTAACGTCTGCAACTATGGACTCTACTAAATTCTCTGCATTCTTTGGTAATGCGGCAACATTCGCCATTCCGGGACGAACTTTCCccgttgaaataattcacgCTAAAAACTCCGTCGAAGATTATGTGGATGCAGCTGTCAAGCAGGTCCTACAGATTCATCTTCAGCCCCGAAGCGGTGATGTTTTAGTATTCATGCCTGGTCAAGAGGACATTGAAGTAACATGCGAAGCACTGAAGGAAAGGCTTGGCGAAATCGATTCTGCACCTCCTCTGTCCATTCTCCCTATCTATTCGCAACTTCCCTCTGACTTACAAgccaaaattttccaacgtgcAGAAGGTGGATTCCGCAAGTGTGTCGTGGCAACTAACATTGCAGAAACATCTCTTACGGTAGACGGCATTGTCTTTGTGGTAGACTCAGGCTATTGCAAACTAAAAGTCTACAATCCAAGGATAGGTATGGATGCGCTCCAGGTATATCCTGTGTCTAGAGCAAACGCTGATCAGAGAGCAGGGCGAGCCGGACGTACTGGTCCTGGTCATTGTTATCGGCTTTATACACGCCGACAATACATGGACGAGCTACTGTTCACTGGAGTGCCAGAAATTCAGCGAACTAATTTAGCCAACACCGTCCTTCTGCTCAAATCACTTGGAGTCCAAGACTTGCTTGCCTTTCACTTCATGGATCCTCCACCCCAAGACAATATACTCAATTCTTTATATCAGTTATGGATCCTGGGTGCCTTGGACCATACAGGGCGCTTGACTCCCCTTGGGCGTCAAATGGCAGAATTTCCCCTTGATCCTCCACAGTGTCAGATGCTCATCGTTGCCTCGCAACTTGGCTGCACTGCTGACATTCTGATAATAG TATCAATGCTGTCGGTGCCATCAATCTTCTACCGACCTAAAGGGCGAGAAGAGGATTCAGATTCTGCTAGAGAAAAGTTCCAAGTCCCAGAATCTGATCATTTGACATTCCTGAATGTATACAATCAATGGAAGTCAAATGGATATTCTACTTCGTGGTGTAACGACCATTTCATACACGGTAAAGCAATGCGTAAAGTTAGAGAGGTCCGACAACAACTTGAGGAGATCCTGAAACAGCAGAAAATAGAGGTCGTAAGCTGCGGCACTGACTGGGATGTGGTACGAAAATGTATTTGTTCGGCATATTTTCATCAAGCTGCACGTCTGAAAGGAATAGGAGAATACGTCAACTGCCGTACAGGAATGCCTTGCCATCTTCATCCCACATCTGCTTTATTCGGCATGGGCTTTACTCCTGATTACGTAGTTTACCATGAGTTAGTCATGACTGCCAAGGAATATATGCAATGTGTCACCGCTGTTGATGGACACTGGCTTGCAGAACTCGGACCTATGTTTTTCAGTGTCAAAGAAACTGGACGTAGCGGCAGAGCTAAGCGGCGACAGGCCCTACAGCATCTACATGAAATGGAAGGGCAGATGAAAGTTGCTGAAGAAGAGATGCGACTCAGAGCTCAGGAACAGCTTGAAAAGGAACAAGCTTCAGTTCGAAA GAAAGAAATTTTGACGCCCGGTTCGAGGGAACCAGGAACCCCTGCCAGTTATCGTAAAACCCCAGGCCGATTTGGCTTATGA
- the LOC105683472 gene encoding uncharacterized protein LOC105683472, which produces MASGLLKSILLREQNSFTNGKGFKGTRLFALKDSRWFTHEESNLFENVLESGYILELRISTVGDSQIIRKDAGTTLEFGIMLWMNKPDGGKKQAVVIHLVESGKERRKSGREIRYSTLDSFWMNGTEIRINNMDEHKAKSDSLSIITDRISRASRGFYKWNDSYSFVHWCRYGAPIPGEGSSKKKQLQQAAVCWGSISASAGALFYVSRHQRQHHNANQNA; this is translated from the exons ATGGCGTCAGGGCTCTTGAAATCAATTTTGTTACGGGAACAAAACAGTTTCACTAATGGAAAAGGGTTTAAGGGCACGAGATTATTTGCGTTGAAGGACTCTCGTTGGTTTACTCATGAAGAAtccaatttatttgaaaatgtacTCGAATCTGGGTACATATTAGAATTGCGGATTTCTACTGTGGGGGACAGCCAAATTATTAGAAAGGATGCGGGAACCACCTTGGAATTTGGCATTATGCTATGGATGAACAAACCTG ATGGAGGGAAAAAGCAAGCTGTAGTGATACACCTTGTCGAATCAGGTAAAGAACGTAGAAAATCAGGCCGAGAAATAAGGTACAGTACTCTAGACAGTTTTTGGATGAATGGAACCGAGATCCGAATAAACAACATGGATGAACATAAAGCAAAGTCTGATAGCCTATCAATCATTACTGATCGGATAAGCCGTGCATCCAGAGGCTTTTACAAATGGAACGACAGTTATTCCTTTGTACATTGGTGCCGTTATGGCGCCCCGATTCCTGGCGAAGGAAGTAGCAAGAAAAAGCAGCTACAACAGGCTGCGGTATGTTGGGGAAGCATATCTGCCAGCGCAGGTGCACTATTTTATGTTTCAAGGCATCAACGACAACATCATAATGCTAATCAGAATGCATAA
- the LOC105683471 gene encoding pre-mRNA-splicing factor ATP-dependent RNA helicase PRP16 isoform X3, with protein MPEPVVPVRDPSSDMAVVARKGSALVRAYREQKERRRAQRKHWELAGTAIGNIMGVPGADGKAGADGDREGQDTDFKAGQKYARHINTGESSGEFRHKTIQNQRRSLPVFAVRQELLNVIRENSVVVIVGETGSGKTTQLTQYLHEDGYSCYGIIGCTQPRRVAAMSVAKRVSDEMATPLGEKVGYAIRFEDCTSKETVIKYMTDGILLRESLREGDLDRYSVIIMDEAHERSLSTDVLFGLLREVVARRHDLKLIVTSATMDSTKFSAFFGNAATFAIPGRTFPVEIIHAKNSVEDYVDAAVKQVLQIHLQPRSGDVLVFMPGQEDIEVTCEALKERLGEIDSAPPLSILPIYSQLPSDLQAKIFQRAEGGFRKCVVATNIAETSLTVDGIVFVVDSGYCKLKVYNPRIGMDALQVYPVSRANADQRAGRAGRTGPGHCYRLYTRRQYMDELLFTGVPEIQRTNLANTVLLLKSLGVQDLLAFHFMDPPPQDNILNSLYQLWILGALDHTGRLTPLGRQMAEFPLDPPQCQMLIVASQLGCTADILIIVSMLSVPSIFYRPKGREEDSDSAREKFQVPESDHLTFLNVYNQWKSNGYSTSWCNDHFIHGKAMRKVREVRQQLEEILKQQKIEVVSCGTDWDVVRKCICSAYFHQAARLKGIGEYVNCRTGMPCHLHPTSALFGMGFTPDYVVYHELVMTAKEYMQCVTAVDGHWLAELGPMFFSVKETGRSGRAKRRQALQHLHEMEGQMKVAEEEMRLRAQEQLEKEQASVRKKEILTPGSREPGTPASYRKTPGRFGL; from the exons ATG CCCGAGCCAGTAGTACCAGTTCGAGATCCGAGTTCAGACATGGCTGTGGTTGCTCGAAAAGGGTCAGCATTAGTTCGAGCTTATCGAGAACAAAAAGAGCGACGGAGAGCACAACGTAAGCATTGGGAATTGGCTGGCACAGCTATTGGAAATATAATGGGCGTCCCTGGAGCTGATGGAAAGGCAGGCGCCGACGGAGATCGAGAAGGTCAGGATACTGACTTCAAGGCTGGGCAGAAGTATGCTCGTCACATCAACACGGGTGAAAGCTCGGGCGAGTTCAGGCACAAAACAATCCAAAATCAACGACGAAGTCTTCCAGTTTTTGCCGTCAGACAAGAACTACTGAATGTTATCAGGGAAAATAGCGTTGTTGTAATTGTGGGAGAAACTGGTAGTGGCAAAACAACTCAGCTGACACAGTACCTGCATGAGGATGGGTACAGTTGTTACGGAATAATAGGTTGTACTCAACCTCGTAGAGTAGCGGCAATGTCAGTTGCCAAAAGGGTATCTGATGAAATGGCTACGCCGCTAGGAGAGAAAGTGGGATACGCAATTCGTTTTGAAGATTGTACTTCAAAAGAG ACAGTCATCAAATATATGACTGATGGAATTCTTTTACGAGAGAGCTTACGTGAAGGAGATTTGGATAGATACAGTGTCATTATTATGGATGAGGCTCATGAACGGTCTTTATCGACCGACGTACTATTTGGGCTGCTTAGAGAG GTAGTTGCACGTCGTCACGATCTGAAGCTGATAGTAACGTCTGCAACTATGGACTCTACTAAATTCTCTGCATTCTTTGGTAATGCGGCAACATTCGCCATTCCGGGACGAACTTTCCccgttgaaataattcacgCTAAAAACTCCGTCGAAGATTATGTGGATGCAGCTGTCAAGCAGGTCCTACAGATTCATCTTCAGCCCCGAAGCGGTGATGTTTTAGTATTCATGCCTGGTCAAGAGGACATTGAAGTAACATGCGAAGCACTGAAGGAAAGGCTTGGCGAAATCGATTCTGCACCTCCTCTGTCCATTCTCCCTATCTATTCGCAACTTCCCTCTGACTTACAAgccaaaattttccaacgtgcAGAAGGTGGATTCCGCAAGTGTGTCGTGGCAACTAACATTGCAGAAACATCTCTTACGGTAGACGGCATTGTCTTTGTGGTAGACTCAGGCTATTGCAAACTAAAAGTCTACAATCCAAGGATAGGTATGGATGCGCTCCAGGTATATCCTGTGTCTAGAGCAAACGCTGATCAGAGAGCAGGGCGAGCCGGACGTACTGGTCCTGGTCATTGTTATCGGCTTTATACACGCCGACAATACATGGACGAGCTACTGTTCACTGGAGTGCCAGAAATTCAGCGAACTAATTTAGCCAACACCGTCCTTCTGCTCAAATCACTTGGAGTCCAAGACTTGCTTGCCTTTCACTTCATGGATCCTCCACCCCAAGACAATATACTCAATTCTTTATATCAGTTATGGATCCTGGGTGCCTTGGACCATACAGGGCGCTTGACTCCCCTTGGGCGTCAAATGGCAGAATTTCCCCTTGATCCTCCACAGTGTCAGATGCTCATCGTTGCCTCGCAACTTGGCTGCACTGCTGACATTCTGATAATAG TATCAATGCTGTCGGTGCCATCAATCTTCTACCGACCTAAAGGGCGAGAAGAGGATTCAGATTCTGCTAGAGAAAAGTTCCAAGTCCCAGAATCTGATCATTTGACATTCCTGAATGTATACAATCAATGGAAGTCAAATGGATATTCTACTTCGTGGTGTAACGACCATTTCATACACGGTAAAGCAATGCGTAAAGTTAGAGAGGTCCGACAACAACTTGAGGAGATCCTGAAACAGCAGAAAATAGAGGTCGTAAGCTGCGGCACTGACTGGGATGTGGTACGAAAATGTATTTGTTCGGCATATTTTCATCAAGCTGCACGTCTGAAAGGAATAGGAGAATACGTCAACTGCCGTACAGGAATGCCTTGCCATCTTCATCCCACATCTGCTTTATTCGGCATGGGCTTTACTCCTGATTACGTAGTTTACCATGAGTTAGTCATGACTGCCAAGGAATATATGCAATGTGTCACCGCTGTTGATGGACACTGGCTTGCAGAACTCGGACCTATGTTTTTCAGTGTCAAAGAAACTGGACGTAGCGGCAGAGCTAAGCGGCGACAGGCCCTACAGCATCTACATGAAATGGAAGGGCAGATGAAAGTTGCTGAAGAAGAGATGCGACTCAGAGCTCAGGAACAGCTTGAAAAGGAACAAGCTTCAGTTCGAAA GAAAGAAATTTTGACGCCCGGTTCGAGGGAACCAGGAACCCCTGCCAGTTATCGTAAAACCCCAGGCCGATTTGGCTTATGA